The DNA sequence atgcCCAGCAAGAACCACCAGACAAAACTGAACAGTTGCATAAATCCAAACATGATTTCTCCTCACTAAGAAAATTTTGGAGGAATTAGTTCTATACTATATAATAACAAAGGAGGAGTTCAAGTACACAGAGTTGTCTAAAAGTAGAAAAAGCTCTACCCATTGTTGTTGCTGTCATGCTTGCAAGAAGACCCAATATACAAGAAAATGGGAGAGACATGGCAATAGAACCGGATCCCATATTAGACACCTGTCCATTGATAACATCAGGAATTTACATTGGCTAAAGGGAATATATTATCTAACAGTAGTTGAACTTACAAGAAGCTGCTCCAGAAAACAAAAGTAAGCCAGCATGTTGATAACAACAAGAACGGGAGCATCCTGCCAAACCCTATAAAAAATTTGCGTTATGTTGGAAAACATACTGAAAGAAAGCCAGAGAAAGGGCTAAAAGAAGTTAAGCTTCCTCTAAATCACGAGAAAGTTATGATACCACTAAAATTGATGTCAAGTTATGATGATACCTATAATGAGAAGCGTCTGACCCCAGTATGTTATGGGCCTGACCGTTTTGAACTCGTAAAAGAGTGACAGGTAGATTCTGAACCTCTTCCTTGCACACATCACATGTTCTATTACCTTTAATGGTAAACCATTTGACTGCACACTCTTTGTGTGCCAATGAAAGCTCACCTTTGCAGCTACACTCCAATTTAAAAGTATCAGCACCTTCTCCAAGTTCAACCATACAAATTCTACAAACAGCTTCTTCTTCCGGAATATCTTCACCACCATCCTCATTGTGAACTGAAACAAAATACTCTAGTAAATAAAATTGCCATCGAAGGAACTTAATCTAGAGGTTCAAGCCAAGAACGGATTTCTTTGGATTTGGAAATTAGCAACATTGTCAAAGCCACCACTTAGCCCTGGAAAATAAGTTTGTGCAGCCAAAGAGAACATATAGCAACTCAGAATTCAGAAAGAACACAATATATGTGTATGCGTATGCATATGAATAtgtgtatgcatgtatgtataTGATAATACATaggtatatataatatatatacacacacatacatacatacacacacatgtAACTGGAAAGGTTAAGACAGCTGAAGCAGGAGATTGAGTAGGATGACAATGGAAACATGTAACAGTTCCTAACAGTTGAGTCAGCAAAATAACTTCAGTTTATAAATCTATTTTGTAGAATAACCAAACCCAAAATATTAAGTGTCATATACACAAAGCAGATTGTATTTTGCATTTAAATCAGTGATTCAAAGatactaaataataaaacagaAATGCTAGCAATACAGTCTATCACTGGGGGAATTTTGTGAGTCCCACCGAACACATAGGCCTGCTCTCTTTCTGGTGGGATCCAcatgaaatttaacaaataatatagtagttttgtaaataaaatgttgttaGCCCTTCTCATCTTTGAAATACTTGGAACTGAGACAGCCATTTGCAGTTGTCAGTTGATAGTTATAATGAGTATAACAAACAAACATCTCTCCATCTCCGTCTGGCATATAGTTTAGTTTAATCGAGATTCGTAACACATTGTTGAGGATTCTAAGGTTAACATATCTTTCATAAAgcaattttgaaaagaaatgttACCAGTATCATGAATTGGAGATGTCATAGGTGTTGCGGCGATTTTATCATCCACTCGTAATGTGGTCGGAACTATACGAAACATACCAGGTACGGGTGAGCTACCTTCTTTGTTAAGCATAGGTACTGAACGAGAACGATGAATTGGTAATTTCATTTCAATCTCCtgtaaaatgaagtaaaaaacaGACATAATCATGTAAGTGAGGACCAAATTATCAGAGATAAAAAATGTCCTATGATGATTTGGAACATAatgtagaatttttattttatagctTTAACATATCAAACTGTAGTGTTGCAGACTTCAGAGTAACATGAAGGAGATATGTAGCACTGATGAACACGTAGTCAATTGAAGGGGATGTAGCACTGATAAACActttaaaagatacatcttttGAAGAAAGCTACATAGTCAATTGGATTGTATGATTTATGTTAATTTGATCCAAGTGACACCGATACTAATAATGAAGATTTTTAGGCGTTGCTTCGTCAATCATGATTTCTTCACTAAACGACTATAGGAAGCAAAACAAATCAGCTCAGTCAACTGTAGCACAAGAAAAATGAAACGAAACCAtcattcaaaatgttaattaaaagaGTAGCACGTGTTACTGCTTATTGCTGTGCGTGAAAAATCTGTGAGGTGTACAAATAGGTTTAATggatactaaatatttttttatgatgatgcCAAGATATAAGTGACAGATTCAAATATAAGGGTTAGTTGAATAAATCTGAAATACCatgttaaacaaaattgaaaggATAACTTAAAGCAAAACCATCCGGAAAGAACAATCTTTAATGATGCACGCTAACATCTGTTTGGCATTTTCAAGTTTAGTCCATTGAACAACAAAGAAGAAAACTGACAGTTTAGAGTAAACACACATACAATCATGTCAGAAAACCTGGTTTCATGAAAACAAAGCATCACTACAAATATCCAAGGAAGAACGGGTTCTTTTCACAATTATTTTGaccatttattttttcaatatgcTAATTacctatataaaataattacaatgtAACATGTTGCGTTAATTGTCAAGCTACTCACAACTGTTTCTGCATAAGCCATGTTCCCGCCATGTACAGACCCAGGATTTGAATGAGCAATTGGGGTTACGGGTAAAGATGACGTTTTCTTCCCTCTAGGAGTGACAAGAGATAATGTCCTTGAAAGAAAAGGCCTTTTTGGTGCCACTGTTGCTGATCCTCCAAGTGCTAGGAAAGCAGCCTTTTCAATCTCCGAACTTGTGTTACGAAATTTAAAACTGAGTTTAGGAAGAAAGGCTTTAATATTTGATCTACTTTTTGATGAAGAGGGACCTGGGGATTCTTTGCTTCTTGGGTAAACAGGACTTGGGCAAGGGGAAAAAATCACTCTTCTTGGAGGTGGAGTTAGAGGCATGTTTATCCTC is a window from the Vigna unguiculata cultivar IT97K-499-35 chromosome 7, ASM411807v1, whole genome shotgun sequence genome containing:
- the LOC114192312 gene encoding uncharacterized protein LOC114192312 codes for the protein MATEATDSSNHKNNQGHGTTGSRTDTPIQKGPASSEITEEFPRDQHGTRQNLIVDIPAVSQEEQKEDYVRINMPLTPPPRRVIFSPCPSPVYPRSKESPGPSSSKSRSNIKAFLPKLSFKFRNTSSEIEKAAFLALGGSATVAPKRPFLSRTLSLVTPRGKKTSSLPVTPIAHSNPGSVHGGNMAYAETVEIEMKLPIHRSRSVPMLNKEGSSPVPGMFRIVPTTLRVDDKIAATPMTSPIHDTVHNEDGGEDIPEEEAVCRICMVELGEGADTFKLECSCKGELSLAHKECAVKWFTIKGNRTCDVCKEEVQNLPVTLLRVQNGQAHNILGSDASHYRVWQDAPVLVVINMLAYFCFLEQLLVSNMGSGSIAMSLPFSCILGLLASMTATTMVRRNHVWIYATVQFCLVVLAGHLFFSLIHMQAVLAILLATLTGFGVVMCGASILMEILKWRRRSLAQSNQQQGSQDAVPPDQSSTVAHQVQTASEQTESNLGESPQQRS